One segment of Triticum aestivum cultivar Chinese Spring chromosome 2A, IWGSC CS RefSeq v2.1, whole genome shotgun sequence DNA contains the following:
- the LOC123188015 gene encoding nuclear transport factor 2 gives MSTPTGNFVRPFHPDVIGNAFAQQYYRVLSSSPEHVHKFYHDESILGRPDSDGPLTSITTTYAINQHFLSTDMKGCLIQLDNVDTQPSHGGGVLILVIGSLTMLDTVKHRFVQSFFLAPQENGGYFVLNDVLRAVPEMPLAETNEALVDHVDGNTQIAPFPAEPETSVNESMDPELPSAGNISTNGEVINPSAETIPVDAEVINPSAENISISDEVVEPSVESISSKEKVINSFGNENSQIKNDAIKIPEVAPTPASAQKDVIKKTYASIVKATNESIPPAPITKPKPKPKPRPNPTVKRAENVEKSSSVPAKTMHAAVTVPPNDQNISDDQGYSIFVKNLPWNATIEMVEAEFSKFGSIKPRGIQVVHRQIDRFCFGFVEFESEKSMNAAIEAFKVRFGSYVSYVEEKRTPKRVVNGVTHSEYNGNARGSRVLPDRGGYHCDNFRGQGAGFVNNGNYRDGDNFRGQGPSFGNNNNYRDGENFRERGAGFVNNGNNYRDGNNMRNDNRNQNEYSGHGRGPQGNDYRQNDSRQNRNDYRQDGNGYRQNGDDYRQNRDGYRQIGDGFRQNRDGYRQNGDGFRQNRDGYRQNGDDYRQNGNGHHQPRPVHNGNGNANGRPGRFNGPKQIAVTA, from the exons ATGTCTACACCAACCGGGAATTTCGTACGTCCTTTTCATCCGGATGTG ATTGGGAATGCGTTTGCTCAACAATACTACAGAGTTTTGAGTTCGTCACCAGAGCATGTCCATAAGTTCTATCATGATGAAAGTATCCTTGGTCGACCAGATTCTGATGGTCCATTGACATCTATAACCACTACATAC GCTATCAATCAACACTTCTTATCTACAGATATGAAGGGCTGTTTGATACAGTTGGATAATGTAGATACTCAGCCATCCCACGGTGGTGGTGTGCTCATTTTGGTTATTGGATCTCTTACCATGCTTGATACTGTGAAGCATAGATTTGTTCAGTCATTCTTCCTTGCTCCACAAGAAAATGGAGGCTATTTTGTTTTGAATGATGTGCTTCGAGCTGTGCCGGAGATGCCATTGGCTGAGACAAATGAAGCTTTAGTTGACCATGTTGATGGAAACACTCAGATTGCTCCATTTCCAGCTGAACCAG AAACATCTGTCAACGAGAGCATGGACCCAGAGCTTCCATCTGCAGGGAATATTTCCACCAATGGTGAAGTCATAAATCCATCTGCAGAGACGATTCCTGTGGATGCTGAAGTCATAAATCCATCGGCAGAGAATATTTCCATCAGTGATGAAGTCGTGGAGCCATCTGTAGAGAGTATTTCTAGCAAGGAGAAAGTCATAAATTCATTTGGAAATGAAAATTCTCAAATTAAGAATGATGCTATTAAGATACCTGAGGTAGCACCTACTCCTGCTTCAGCTCAGAAGGATGTTATTAAGAAGACTTATGCATCGATT GTTAAGGCCACAAATGAGAGTATACCGCCAGCACCCATTaccaaacccaaacccaaacccaaacctagACCAAATCCAACAGTAAAGAGAGCTGAAAATGTGGAGAAATCTTCGTCTGTTCCTGCAAAAACTATGCATGCAGCAGTTACTGTGCCTCCAAATGACCAAAATATTTCTGATG ACCAAGGGTATTCAATCTTTGTGAAGAACTTGCCTTGGAATGCAACTATTGAAATGGTTGAGGCTGAGTTCAGTAAGTTTGGTTCAATCAAGCCTCGTGGTATACAAGTTGTACACCGTCAG ATTGATCGGTTCTGCTTTGGCTTTGTTGAATTTGAGTCTGAAAAATCAATGAATGCAGCAATCGAG GCATTTAAAGTTCGTTTTGGCTCGTATGTGTCTTACGTCGAGGAGAAACGAACTCCAAAACGAG TTGTTAATGGAGTCACCCATAGTGAGTACAATGGCAATGCTCGGGGCAGTCGGGTCCTGCCAGACAGAGGTGGTTACCATTGCGACAACTTCAGGGGACAGGGAGCAGGCTTTGTGAACAATGGCAACTACCGTGATGGCGACAACTTCAGGGGTCAGGGGCCGAGCTTTGGGAACAACAATAACTACCGTGATGGTGAAAACTTCAGAGAGCGGGGAGCGGGCTTTGTTAACAATGGTAACAACTACCGTGATGGCAATAACATGAGGAATGATAACAGAAATCAGAACGAGTACTCAGGCCATGGTCGAGGACCGCAGGGGAATGACTACCGCCAGAATGACTCCCGTCAGAACAGGAATGACTACCGTCAGGACGGGAACGGCTACCGCCAGAATGGAGATGACTACCGCCAGAACAGGGACGGCTACCGTCAGATCGGAGATGGCTTCCGCCAGAACAGGGACGGCTACCGCCAGAACGGAGATGGCTTCCGCCAGAACAGGGACGGCTACCGCCAGAACGGAGATGACTACCGCCAGAATGGGAACGGACACCATCAGCCACGCCCCGTCCATAACGGGAACGGGAATGCTAATGGGAGGCCTGGCCGCTTCAATGGTCCCAAGCAAATAGCCGTTACCGCATAG